A region of Beijerinckia sp. 28-YEA-48 DNA encodes the following proteins:
- a CDS encoding MarR family winged helix-turn-helix transcriptional regulator, translated as MSSEDSQARTASKPASHSGSDTEPDFAPHAPVGHLLRRVYHKARETSAYLYRDFDVTPQQAAALFSVRRRGSLSQAEIGEAIAMEPANVHGLVARLKAKKLIEAERDPVDPRRMRIRLTKEGEVVVTTLSDAAKMSEETTLSPLSSAERATLMRLLRKMLVHPPVR; from the coding sequence ATGAGTTCCGAGGATTCCCAAGCCAGAACCGCCAGTAAGCCGGCCAGCCACTCTGGTTCCGACACTGAGCCTGATTTCGCGCCCCATGCGCCGGTGGGCCATCTGCTGCGCCGCGTCTATCATAAGGCGCGCGAAACCTCGGCTTACCTCTACCGTGACTTTGACGTGACACCGCAGCAGGCCGCAGCCCTCTTCTCGGTCCGCCGCCGCGGCTCCCTCTCCCAAGCCGAAATCGGCGAAGCCATCGCCATGGAACCCGCCAATGTCCATGGCCTGGTGGCGCGGCTGAAAGCCAAGAAGCTGATCGAAGCCGAACGCGACCCCGTCGATCCCCGGCGCATGCGCATCCGCCTGACGAAGGAGGGTGAAGTGGTGGTCACCACGCTCTCCGACGCGGCGAAAATGTCCGAAGAGACAACCCTATCTCCCCTTTCATCGGCCGAACGCGCCACCCTCATGCGCCTGTTGCGCAAAATGCTCGTTCACCCGCCGGTGCGTTGA
- a CDS encoding M3 family oligoendopeptidase, with translation MQLSGRTTDRGLAAQAGLEAPLSVASDLGALPEWNLDDLYPGMASPAFAADLARAEAECRTFAGKWKGALAGIAAGENASAGLAQAIREFEGLEDLLGRIMSYAGLIYTGNTSDPARAKFYGDAQEKITNASSDLVFFSLELNRIDDAQLNAAMASGPLAHYRPWLEDVRREKPYQLDDKLEQLFHEKAISGRSAWNRLFDETIASLRFDVDGRELSIEPTLALMQDPHEDVRHKAADAVAKTLQQNLRTFALITNTLSKDKEISDRWRGFVDVADARHLSNRVEREVVDALVAAVTTAYPRLSHRYYKLKAKWFGRETLAHWNRNAPLPDVPTRTYKWEDARAVVLDAYGDFAPRMADIARRFFDERWIDAPVRPGKSPGAFAHPTVPSAHPYVMLNYQGKPRDVMTLAHELGHGVHQVLAAPNGALMAPTPLTLAETASVFGEMLTFRKLLDGTSDPVQRRAMLAAKVEDMLNTVVRQIAFYSFERKLHLARREGELTADQISELWMSVQGESLGPAIELKAGYEVFWAYIPHFVHSPFYVYAYAFGDCLVNSLYGVYQNAEQGFAEKYFAMLAAGGTKHHSELLVPFGLDARDPAFWQIGLSMIEKMIVELEGMEA, from the coding sequence ATGCAGTTAAGCGGACGGACGACGGATCGTGGGCTTGCGGCGCAGGCCGGATTGGAGGCGCCGTTGAGCGTTGCTTCTGACCTCGGCGCCTTGCCGGAATGGAATCTCGACGATCTCTATCCTGGCATGGCCTCGCCAGCCTTCGCTGCCGATCTGGCGCGGGCGGAAGCGGAATGTCGGACCTTCGCTGGCAAGTGGAAAGGCGCGCTCGCTGGCATTGCCGCCGGCGAAAATGCCAGTGCTGGCCTAGCACAAGCGATCCGTGAATTCGAAGGGCTGGAGGATCTGCTGGGCCGCATCATGTCCTATGCGGGCCTGATCTATACCGGCAATACAAGCGATCCGGCGCGGGCCAAATTTTATGGCGATGCGCAGGAGAAGATCACCAACGCCTCCTCGGATCTGGTGTTTTTCTCTCTCGAACTCAATCGTATCGACGATGCGCAGCTCAATGCGGCGATGGCCTCGGGCCCGCTGGCGCATTATCGGCCTTGGCTGGAAGATGTCCGCCGCGAGAAGCCCTATCAGCTCGACGACAAGCTGGAACAGCTCTTCCACGAAAAAGCGATCAGCGGCCGCTCCGCCTGGAACCGCCTGTTCGACGAGACCATCGCTTCGCTGCGCTTCGACGTTGACGGACGCGAACTGTCGATCGAGCCGACGCTGGCTTTGATGCAGGATCCGCATGAGGACGTGCGCCATAAAGCTGCTGATGCGGTGGCGAAAACCCTGCAGCAGAATCTGCGCACCTTCGCGCTGATCACCAATACGCTTTCCAAGGACAAGGAAATCTCCGACCGTTGGCGCGGCTTTGTCGACGTGGCCGACGCGCGCCATCTGTCCAACCGGGTCGAGCGCGAGGTGGTCGATGCCCTGGTGGCGGCGGTCACCACGGCCTATCCGCGCTTGTCGCATCGCTATTACAAGCTGAAGGCGAAATGGTTTGGCCGTGAAACCCTGGCGCATTGGAACCGCAACGCGCCGCTGCCTGACGTGCCGACGCGCACCTATAAGTGGGAAGACGCGCGCGCCGTCGTGCTTGATGCCTATGGCGACTTCGCGCCGCGCATGGCCGATATCGCGCGCCGCTTCTTCGACGAGCGCTGGATCGATGCGCCGGTGCGCCCAGGCAAGTCGCCTGGCGCTTTCGCGCATCCGACCGTGCCGTCGGCGCATCCGTATGTGATGCTGAATTATCAGGGCAAGCCGCGCGACGTGATGACGCTTGCCCATGAGTTGGGCCACGGCGTGCATCAGGTACTGGCGGCGCCGAATGGTGCGCTGATGGCGCCGACGCCGCTGACATTGGCTGAAACCGCTTCCGTCTTCGGCGAAATGCTCACCTTCCGCAAATTGCTCGACGGCACGTCAGACCCGGTGCAGCGCCGGGCGATGCTGGCGGCGAAGGTCGAGGACATGCTCAACACCGTGGTGCGGCAGATCGCGTTCTATTCCTTCGAGCGCAAGCTGCATCTGGCGCGTCGTGAGGGCGAACTCACCGCCGACCAGATTTCAGAACTGTGGATGAGCGTGCAGGGCGAGAGCCTTGGTCCTGCCATCGAGCTGAAGGCTGGCTACGAAGTATTCTGGGCCTACATCCCGCATTTCGTCCACTCGCCGTTCTATGTTTACGCCTATGCGTTCGGCGATTGCCTGGTGAACTCGCTCTACGGCGTTTATCAGAATGCCGAACAGGGCTTCGCCGAGAAATACTTCGCCATGTTGGCGGCCGGCGGCACCAAACATCATTCCGAACTGCTGGTGCCGTTTGGCCTCGATGCCCGCGACCCTGCCTTCTGGCAGATCGGCCTGTCCATGATCGAAAAAATGATCGTGGAGCTGGAGGGTATGGAAGCCTGA
- a CDS encoding DUF1850 domain-containing protein yields MAINLCIVSGATLSKIAALTFTLSWQHSVQKTEWIETWHVTPSALELVEARVEGMGAGMEPPEGSVFDGRFWRWKPTVPPLPEVRLSRSDALPQGWTLCTTDGCRPVASAADQADVVILKPCAD; encoded by the coding sequence ATGGCCATCAACCTGTGCATCGTCAGCGGCGCGACTCTCAGCAAGATCGCCGCGCTGACCTTCACCTTGTCCTGGCAACATTCAGTGCAGAAGACCGAATGGATCGAGACCTGGCATGTGACGCCGAGTGCGCTGGAATTGGTGGAAGCCCGCGTCGAGGGCATGGGCGCTGGCATGGAGCCGCCGGAAGGATCGGTCTTCGACGGCCGCTTCTGGCGCTGGAAACCAACAGTCCCACCGCTGCCTGAAGTCCGCCTGTCCCGCTCCGATGCCCTGCCGCAGGGCTGGACCCTGTGCACGACAGACGGCTGCCGGCCGGTTGCCTCGGCCGCCGATCAGGCTGATGTGGTGATTCTGAAGCCGTGTGCGGACTGA
- a CDS encoding TRAP transporter permease, with protein sequence MTHTLTELEIEHGLPPGWGGGVSGRVLFWIAFVFAAFQVATSLYAFLPAQVLRTVHVGFLTLVGAALIANHKTQYRLTWYVGWAAGLIAFACGLYHWFFYTDLVNRAGELLPIDLVVGVVTLVILFVVSWMLMGAALPLICLAFLAYALWGQYLPVPFDHRGYSLEQVIDQMNFGTEGIYGTPTGISATYIFLFVLFGAFLERAGMIQLFNDVAMGLVGWARGGAAKVAVISSAMMGTISGSGVANVVTVGQFTIPLMKRFGYRSTFAGGVEATASMGGQIMPPVMGAVAFIMAENIGVPYVEIVKAAIIPAILYFASAFWMVHLEAGKHGLLGIPRSELPSPLQALKRQWHLALPLVVLVVLLMDGFTPLFAGSVGLALTAIMILGGAIALNISQTALRYAFWIAVGLIAAALFKFGVWIIVALVGTLILLNLFTRGGRDTLIMCRDALADGSRQALPVGLACAIVGTVIGTMTLTGAASTFGNYIVSFGRESLFICLLLVMFTSLVLGTGLPTIPTYIITASLAAPALLKLGVPLIVSHMFVFYYGIIADLTPPVALAALAAAPIAKASPDAIGWQACRIAIAGFLIPFMAVYEPSLMLQDGGRIAAEYGYWIEVAYVSFKAVLVITVTGVAAIGFYFARTSWPERILHGVAAVAFISPLPWSDTLALTLTALLTAWSLFKARQPTATAPSTV encoded by the coding sequence ATGACCCACACGCTCACCGAGCTTGAGATTGAACATGGCCTACCGCCTGGCTGGGGTGGCGGGGTCTCGGGCCGAGTCCTGTTCTGGATCGCCTTCGTTTTCGCCGCCTTCCAGGTGGCGACGTCGCTCTATGCCTTCCTGCCAGCCCAGGTGCTGCGCACCGTCCATGTCGGCTTTCTCACTCTGGTTGGCGCGGCGCTGATCGCCAATCACAAGACCCAATATCGGCTCACATGGTATGTCGGCTGGGCCGCCGGCCTCATCGCCTTCGCCTGCGGCCTCTATCACTGGTTTTTCTATACCGACCTCGTCAATCGCGCCGGTGAGCTGCTGCCGATCGATCTTGTCGTTGGCGTGGTCACGCTGGTCATCCTGTTTGTCGTCTCCTGGATGCTGATGGGCGCGGCGCTGCCGCTGATCTGCCTAGCTTTCCTCGCCTATGCGCTGTGGGGCCAATATCTGCCGGTGCCGTTCGATCATCGCGGCTATAGCCTCGAACAGGTCATCGACCAGATGAACTTCGGCACCGAAGGCATTTACGGCACGCCCACAGGCATTTCGGCCACCTATATCTTCCTCTTCGTCCTGTTCGGCGCCTTCCTCGAGCGCGCCGGCATGATCCAGCTCTTCAATGACGTCGCCATGGGCCTTGTCGGCTGGGCGCGCGGCGGCGCGGCGAAAGTCGCCGTCATTTCCTCAGCGATGATGGGCACGATTTCGGGCTCCGGCGTCGCCAATGTGGTCACGGTCGGCCAATTCACCATCCCGCTGATGAAGCGCTTCGGCTATCGATCCACGTTCGCTGGTGGCGTCGAAGCCACCGCCTCCATGGGCGGCCAGATCATGCCGCCGGTGATGGGCGCGGTTGCCTTCATCATGGCCGAAAACATCGGCGTGCCCTATGTCGAGATCGTCAAGGCGGCGATCATTCCCGCCATTCTCTATTTCGCCTCGGCCTTCTGGATGGTGCATCTGGAAGCCGGCAAGCATGGGCTTCTGGGCATTCCGCGCTCCGAATTGCCGAGCCCGTTGCAGGCGTTGAAACGGCAATGGCATCTCGCTCTGCCCCTGGTCGTGCTTGTCGTTTTGTTGATGGATGGCTTCACGCCGCTCTTTGCCGGTTCGGTCGGCCTGGCGCTGACCGCCATCATGATTCTCGGCGGCGCCATCGCGCTAAACATTTCTCAAACCGCTCTGCGCTACGCCTTCTGGATCGCCGTCGGCCTAATTGCCGCTGCTCTCTTCAAATTCGGCGTCTGGATCATCGTTGCCCTCGTTGGCACCTTGATCCTGCTCAATCTGTTCACACGCGGCGGCCGCGACACCTTGATCATGTGTCGTGATGCTTTGGCAGACGGATCGCGGCAAGCACTGCCCGTGGGCCTCGCCTGCGCCATCGTCGGCACCGTCATCGGCACCATGACCCTCACCGGCGCGGCCTCGACCTTCGGCAATTACATCGTCTCCTTCGGGCGTGAGTCGCTGTTCATCTGCCTGCTCTTGGTGATGTTCACCTCGCTCGTGCTCGGCACCGGCCTGCCGACGATCCCGACCTATATCATCACCGCTTCGCTCGCCGCACCGGCGCTGTTGAAGCTCGGCGTGCCGCTGATCGTCAGCCATATGTTCGTCTTCTACTACGGCATCATCGCTGACCTGACGCCGCCTGTGGCGCTGGCGGCACTGGCCGCAGCCCCCATCGCCAAAGCCTCGCCCGACGCCATCGGCTGGCAGGCCTGCCGCATCGCCATCGCCGGCTTCCTCATTCCCTTCATGGCGGTCTATGAGCCCTCCTTGATGCTGCAGGACGGTGGCCGCATCGCCGCTGAATACGGCTACTGGATCGAAGTCGCTTATGTCAGCTTCAAGGCGGTGCTGGTCATCACCGTCACCGGCGTCGCCGCCATCGGCTTTTATTTCGCCCGGACCTCATGGCCCGAGCGCATCCTGCATGGGGTCGCCGCCGTCGCCTTCATCTCGCCTCTGCCCTGGAGCGACACCCTCGCCTTGACGCTGACCGCGCTGCTGACGGCCTGGAGTCTGTTCAAGGCCCGCCAACCGACGGCGACCGCGCCATCGACCGTCTGA
- a CDS encoding NAD(P)/FAD-dependent oxidoreductase has protein sequence MGPYVQLMSDLADVDVVVVGAGAAGVAAGHALARAGLRFVVLEARSRVGGRAWSIDGFSPYGLDLGCGWLHSADDNPLVGITRSLGLTVDETTPPWQREMPEQGFPADAQRGFRDAQNSFYERMEAEVHKAGDRPAAELLEPGNRWNPLIDAISTYVNGVELDRLSVRDFDNYHDSRLNYRVVEGYGTLIARSGAALPVITECPVETIDHSGSRIIVTCAKGRVSARAVIVTVPTNLLARDVIRFTPDLPEKRDAASVLPLGLDDKLFLRVDKAEELPENSRQFGALDRRATGAYHYRPFGLPVIEGYFGGQCARDLEKEGLAGFTAFAREELVRMLGSQWRDRLTSIAVSSWEQDPYALGSYSHALPGHWDKRAVLAQPVDDRLFFAGEATSPHYFSTAHGAHESGERAAAEALQALNISVADQNR, from the coding sequence GTGGGCCCTTATGTCCAGCTCATGTCTGATCTTGCTGACGTCGATGTGGTCGTGGTTGGTGCCGGCGCGGCGGGTGTCGCGGCCGGCCATGCGCTGGCGAGGGCCGGCCTGCGCTTTGTCGTGCTGGAGGCTCGATCGCGTGTCGGCGGACGGGCCTGGAGCATCGATGGCTTTTCGCCCTATGGCCTTGATCTGGGCTGCGGTTGGCTGCATTCGGCCGATGACAATCCGCTTGTCGGCATCACCCGTTCGCTTGGCCTGACGGTCGATGAAACGACGCCACCCTGGCAGCGGGAGATGCCGGAACAGGGATTTCCGGCGGACGCACAGCGCGGCTTTCGTGACGCCCAAAACAGTTTTTACGAGCGGATGGAAGCCGAGGTGCACAAGGCCGGCGACAGACCGGCAGCTGAACTGCTCGAACCGGGGAATCGCTGGAACCCGCTGATCGATGCGATCAGTACCTACGTCAACGGTGTCGAGCTTGATCGCCTGTCGGTGCGCGATTTCGACAATTATCATGACAGTCGGCTCAATTATCGCGTCGTCGAGGGCTATGGCACATTGATCGCGCGCAGCGGCGCGGCTTTGCCGGTGATCACCGAATGTCCGGTCGAGACAATAGATCATTCCGGATCGCGGATTATCGTGACCTGTGCCAAGGGGCGCGTCAGTGCCCGTGCGGTCATCGTTACGGTGCCTACCAATCTTTTGGCGCGCGATGTCATCCGCTTCACGCCGGACCTGCCGGAAAAACGTGATGCGGCATCCGTCCTGCCGCTCGGGCTCGACGACAAATTGTTCCTGCGTGTCGACAAGGCGGAGGAGCTACCGGAAAATAGTCGCCAGTTTGGCGCGCTCGATCGCCGGGCGACGGGCGCCTATCATTATCGGCCCTTTGGTCTGCCGGTTATCGAAGGCTATTTTGGTGGCCAGTGCGCGCGCGATCTGGAGAAGGAAGGGCTCGCCGGCTTCACCGCTTTCGCCCGTGAGGAACTTGTCCGCATGCTTGGCTCGCAATGGCGTGATCGTCTGACGTCGATCGCGGTGAGCTCTTGGGAGCAAGATCCCTATGCGCTCGGCTCTTATTCGCATGCGCTGCCCGGCCATTGGGACAAGCGCGCGGTGCTGGCGCAGCCCGTCGATGATCGCCTGTTCTTCGCTGGTGAAGCGACATCACCGCATTATTTCTCCACCGCTCACGGCGCCCATGAGAGTGGCGAACGGGCTGCCGCCGAAGCCTTGCAGGCGCTCAATATTTCGGTAGCAGACCAGAATCGATAA
- a CDS encoding TMEM175 family protein gives MEKERLAAFSDGVIAIIITIMVLELKVPHGADWADLAKLLPVFVSYVLSFVYVAIYWNNHHHMFQTVHRVNGAVLWANTHLLFWLSLVPFTTDWMGENHFDRNPVMLYGLSLLMPGIAYYILQRTIIRLEGEDCLLARALGSNFKGKISPVLYLAGILAGFIHPLLAAAIYALVAIMWLLPDRRIERLLLEEAAVSKPD, from the coding sequence ATGGAAAAGGAACGGCTGGCGGCATTCAGCGACGGCGTGATCGCGATCATCATCACCATCATGGTGCTGGAATTAAAGGTGCCGCACGGCGCGGATTGGGCTGATCTGGCGAAACTGCTGCCCGTTTTCGTCAGTTATGTGTTGAGCTTCGTCTATGTGGCGATCTATTGGAACAACCATCATCACATGTTCCAGACCGTGCATCGCGTCAACGGCGCGGTGCTGTGGGCCAATACGCATCTGCTGTTCTGGTTGTCGCTGGTGCCCTTTACCACGGATTGGATGGGGGAAAACCATTTCGATCGTAATCCGGTGATGCTTTACGGCCTGTCGCTGCTGATGCCTGGCATCGCCTATTACATCTTGCAGCGCACCATCATCCGGCTTGAAGGCGAGGATTGCCTATTGGCGCGGGCGCTGGGTTCGAATTTCAAGGGTAAAATTTCGCCGGTGCTCTATCTGGCTGGCATTCTTGCGGGATTCATTCATCCGCTGCTTGCGGCCGCGATATATGCGCTCGTCGCGATCATGTGGCTTCTGCCGGATCGCCGGATCGAGCGTTTGCTGCTTGAGGAAGCGGCGGTGTCCAAGCCGGATTGA
- a CDS encoding sulfatase-like hydrolase/transferase has translation MVWRFRQAEGSFANFIFTTALTGALYAALVVLTRRLLAPLIALTAFITVVYATSYAKYQATTFVLHAWDFIYYVGDWGEVATWWSGRPWALAIAIAGLASLVIGTWLAWRYEPATIARKVSLPACALLIGATFYTAQARGERPHMLFNFPDWHWSSFLISFDESFEAIRRGGLIAAAPQSAPRPFARSACTPSEKPPHVILIHEESVGPPSLFPQIKYDPTVDALFKSFDGKMHKMRVETFGGGSWLTESSVLLGLSSQFFGGMKHFIQYFTAGHLRDTLPLVMASCGYRTVMFYPAFKGFFGNAKFFETVGIEEIFDRKAQGAKSDWETDRFYFDNAVAEIGRHVAQSPKPLFIYLQTMSAHWPYDIAFQPDIEVPGGAPGTPPQINEYLRRLAMARLDYDHLKQDLARRFPNERFLIVQYGDHHAMPVAQLYGYKDEDDVKDMNFAPDSAAMTTYFGVDGINYTPPPLPDIDVVDVGYLGAILLEAARLPMPASWRERLRLMNVCGGRYYDCPKREDVLAFHRRLIDSGLLPKY, from the coding sequence TTGGTCTGGCGTTTCCGTCAGGCCGAAGGCTCGTTCGCCAATTTTATTTTCACCACAGCCCTGACCGGCGCGCTCTATGCGGCGCTCGTGGTTTTGACGCGCCGACTGCTGGCGCCCCTCATTGCGCTCACGGCCTTCATCACGGTCGTCTACGCCACGTCCTACGCCAAATACCAGGCCACCACCTTCGTCCTACACGCCTGGGATTTTATCTATTACGTCGGCGACTGGGGCGAGGTCGCCACATGGTGGTCAGGCCGCCCGTGGGCACTCGCCATCGCGATCGCCGGCCTTGCAAGCCTTGTCATCGGCACATGGCTCGCATGGCGGTATGAACCAGCCACCATCGCACGCAAAGTCTCGCTGCCCGCCTGCGCGCTGCTGATCGGCGCCACATTCTATACGGCGCAGGCACGGGGCGAACGCCCCCACATGCTATTCAATTTCCCTGACTGGCATTGGTCGTCGTTTCTGATTTCCTTCGATGAGAGTTTTGAAGCGATCCGCCGTGGCGGTCTGATCGCGGCGGCGCCACAGAGCGCCCCGCGCCCCTTCGCCCGCAGCGCTTGTACGCCGTCGGAAAAACCGCCGCATGTGATCTTGATCCACGAGGAATCCGTCGGGCCGCCGTCGCTTTTCCCGCAGATCAAATATGATCCAACCGTCGATGCGCTGTTCAAATCCTTCGATGGCAAGATGCACAAAATGCGCGTCGAGACATTTGGCGGCGGCTCCTGGCTGACGGAATCCTCCGTCCTGCTCGGCCTGTCGAGCCAGTTCTTCGGCGGCATGAAACACTTCATCCAATATTTTACCGCCGGCCATCTGCGCGACACCCTGCCCTTGGTCATGGCGTCCTGCGGCTATCGCACGGTCATGTTCTATCCAGCCTTCAAGGGTTTCTTCGGCAACGCCAAATTCTTCGAGACCGTCGGCATTGAGGAGATTTTCGATCGCAAGGCCCAGGGCGCCAAGAGCGATTGGGAAACCGATCGCTTCTATTTTGACAATGCGGTTGCCGAGATCGGCCGTCATGTGGCGCAATCGCCCAAGCCGCTCTTCATCTATTTGCAGACCATGTCGGCGCACTGGCCCTATGACATCGCCTTCCAGCCTGACATCGAGGTGCCGGGCGGCGCGCCGGGCACGCCACCGCAGATCAACGAATATCTGCGTCGCCTCGCCATGGCGCGTCTCGACTACGATCATCTAAAACAGGACCTCGCCCGCCGCTTCCCCAACGAACGTTTCCTCATCGTCCAATATGGCGACCACCACGCCATGCCGGTTGCCCAGCTTTATGGCTACAAGGACGAGGACGATGTGAAGGACATGAATTTCGCGCCGGATTCAGCCGCGATGACCACCTATTTTGGCGTCGACGGCATCAATTATACGCCACCACCGCTGCCTGATATCGACGTGGTCGATGTCGGTTATCTCGGCGCCATCCTGCTCGAGGCGGCGCGCCTGCCGATGCCCGCATCCTGGCGCGAACGCCTGCGGCTGATGAACGTCTGTGGCGGCCGCTATTACGATTGCCCGAAACGCGAGGACGTTCTCGCCTTTCATCGGCGGCTTATCGATTCTGGTCTGCTACCGAAATATTGA
- a CDS encoding TAXI family TRAP transporter solute-binding subunit — MGLSFSVKATRTAVFAGLVGALAIGTPARAQDFIGILTGGTSGVYYPMGVAISKIYSEKMKGSRPTVQATKASVENLVLLQQGKGEIAFTLGDSLAFAWEGNEEAGFKTKQTKLRGIAAIYPNFVQIVASQDSGIKTLADLKGKRLSVGAPKSGTELNARAILAAAGITYKDLGRVEYLPFGESVDLMKNRQLDATLQSAGLGVAAIRDLASAVPINVVEIPAAIVEKTGAPYIKSVIPKGTYTGQDNDVQTAAIVNYLVTRSDLPEATVYEMTKSIFENLDELRAAHSAAKDIDINKALEGMPVPLHPGAERYLKERGIAK, encoded by the coding sequence ATGGGGCTCAGCTTTTCCGTCAAAGCGACGCGCACTGCCGTCTTCGCCGGCCTGGTGGGCGCGCTTGCCATCGGCACGCCCGCCCGCGCTCAGGATTTCATCGGCATCCTCACCGGCGGCACGTCCGGCGTCTATTACCCGATGGGCGTCGCCATCTCGAAAATCTATTCGGAAAAGATGAAGGGCTCGCGTCCCACCGTCCAAGCCACCAAGGCCTCGGTCGAAAATCTCGTGCTGCTACAACAGGGCAAGGGCGAGATCGCCTTCACGCTGGGCGACAGCCTCGCCTTCGCCTGGGAAGGCAATGAGGAAGCCGGCTTCAAGACGAAGCAAACGAAGCTGCGCGGCATTGCCGCCATTTATCCAAACTTCGTCCAGATCGTCGCCTCCCAGGACAGCGGCATCAAGACCCTGGCGGACCTCAAGGGCAAGCGCTTGTCCGTCGGCGCGCCGAAATCCGGCACGGAACTGAACGCACGCGCCATCCTCGCAGCCGCCGGCATTACCTACAAAGATCTCGGCAGGGTCGAATATTTGCCGTTCGGTGAATCCGTCGACCTGATGAAGAACCGCCAGCTCGACGCCACCCTGCAATCGGCTGGGCTCGGCGTCGCCGCCATCCGCGATCTCGCCAGCGCCGTGCCGATCAATGTCGTCGAGATTCCCGCGGCCATCGTCGAGAAGACCGGCGCGCCCTATATCAAGAGCGTCATTCCAAAAGGCACTTATACGGGCCAGGACAACGACGTGCAGACGGCCGCCATCGTCAACTATCTCGTCACCCGGTCCGATCTGCCAGAAGCCACGGTCTATGAAATGACCAAGTCGATCTTCGAGAATCTCGACGAACTGCGCGCCGCTCACTCGGCCGCCAAGGACATCGACATCAACAAGGCGCTGGAGGGCATGCCGGTGCCCCTCCATCCCGGCGCCGAGCGATATCTGAAAGAACGCGGCATCGCGAAATAG
- a CDS encoding S-(hydroxymethyl)glutathione dehydrogenase/class III alcohol dehydrogenase, with protein sequence MKTRAAVAFAAKKPLEIVELDLEGPKAGEVLVEVKATGICHTDYFTLSGADPEGLFPCVLGHEGAGIVVDVGAGVTTLKKGDHVIPLYTPECRQCKSCLSRKTNLCTAIRTTQGKGVMPDGTSRFKCDGEPVLHYMGTSTFANHIVVPEIALAKIREDAPFDKVCYIGCGVTTGIGAVMWTAQAEVGCRAVVFGLGGIGLNVIQGLRMIGAEQIVGVDINPARNELARKFGMTDFVNPKEVGGDLVPYLVDLTKGGADYSFECIGNVNTMRQALECCHRGWGQSIIVGVAPSGAEIATRPFQLVTGRVWKGTAFGGARGRTDVPRIVDWYMDGRINIDDLITHKLPLERINEGFDLMHAGTSIRSVVEF encoded by the coding sequence ATGAAAACCCGTGCCGCCGTTGCTTTCGCCGCCAAAAAGCCGCTCGAAATCGTTGAACTCGATCTCGAAGGACCGAAGGCCGGCGAGGTCCTCGTCGAAGTCAAAGCGACGGGCATCTGCCACACTGACTATTTCACCCTGTCGGGCGCTGATCCGGAAGGTCTTTTCCCCTGCGTGCTCGGCCATGAGGGCGCGGGCATCGTCGTCGATGTCGGTGCTGGCGTGACCACCCTGAAGAAGGGCGACCATGTCATTCCGCTCTACACGCCCGAATGCCGCCAGTGCAAAAGCTGTCTGTCGCGCAAGACCAATCTCTGCACCGCCATCCGGACCACCCAGGGCAAGGGCGTGATGCCCGACGGCACCTCGCGCTTCAAGTGCGACGGCGAGCCGGTGCTGCACTACATGGGCACCTCCACCTTCGCCAACCACATCGTCGTGCCGGAAATCGCGCTGGCGAAAATCCGTGAGGACGCCCCCTTCGACAAGGTCTGCTACATCGGCTGTGGCGTCACCACCGGCATCGGCGCGGTGATGTGGACGGCGCAGGCGGAAGTCGGCTGTCGCGCCGTCGTCTTCGGTCTCGGCGGTATCGGCCTCAACGTCATTCAGGGCCTGCGCATGATCGGCGCCGAGCAGATTGTCGGCGTCGACATCAATCCAGCCCGCAACGAGCTGGCGCGCAAATTCGGCATGACCGACTTCGTCAACCCGAAGGAAGTCGGCGGCGATCTCGTGCCCTATCTGGTCGACCTCACCAAGGGCGGCGCCGACTATTCGTTCGAATGTATCGGCAACGTCAACACCATGCGCCAAGCCCTTGAATGCTGCCATCGCGGCTGGGGCCAGTCGATCATCGTCGGCGTCGCGCCGTCCGGTGCGGAAATCGCCACGCGTCCGTTCCAGCTCGTCACCGGCCGCGTCTGGAAGGGCACGGCCTTCGGCGGCGCTCGTGGCCGCACCGACGTGCCGCGTATCGTCGATTGGTACATGGATGGCCGCATCAACATCGATGACCTGATCACCCACAAACTGCCGCTGGAGCGCATCAACGAAGGCTTCGATCTGATGCATGCCGGCACGTCGATCCGCAGCGTCGTCGAATTCTAA